The DNA region CGGTGTCTTCCCCGATGCTGCGGGCGAAAAGTTCGGTTTTCTCCATGATGGGAATGCGGATTTCGGAGAACCCGAATTCCTCAAAAAGGGCAGCGGCCGTTTTTTCGATGTGCTGCCAGAGTTCCACCTCGCCGGGCAGAATGTCCTTGAAGCCTCTGATAAGCTGGATCATGTCACCATTCTCTGCTGTGGGGTTGCACCGCCCGCCAGGGGGCCGGGCGGCCGCAGGTTCCCGCCGGCGCACGGAGCCTCGCCGGCCCTTTGCCACTGCCGGCCACATATCAAATGGAGATGTGTAGTCTAGCGCCTCCGGTTTCGTCAACACAATAATGCGCTCTTTTCAACCCCAGCCCTCGCCCTTCGGGCCGCTGCGGCTGAACCGAAGCGCCTCTCGGGGCATGTTGACTTGGATCGGCCCTTCTGGTATTTCAGCCCCACTTTGGCGGCGGCCCCGTCAGCCGAATTGCCCGATGGGCGTCAATGCGCCGGGAGTTGGGGCACACCCGCTCCGGGCTCCCCCAGGCGACCTTATCAAAAGCCGCCGCCCCCAGAATCTTGAACGCAGCGAAAGGAAACCCGCAAGCATGGAAAGAACCCTATCGATCATCAAACCCGACGGCGTCCAGCGGGGGGTCATTGGCGAGGTCATCAAACGCTTCGAGGCCAGCGGCATCCGGATTGTGGCCATGAAAATGCTCCACATGAGCAAACCCCAGGCGCAGGGCTTCTATGCGGTTCACCGGGAGCGCCCGTTTTTCGACAGCCTCACCGATTTCATGTCATCGGGGCCTGCGGTGGTCATGGTGCTGGAAGGAGAAAACGTCATCCAGAAAAACCGTGAGCTGATGGGCGCAACCAATTACAAGGAGGCCGCGGCTGGCACGATCCGCCGCGATTTCGCCACCGACATCGAGAAAAACGTGGTGCACGGATCCGATGCGGCCGAAACCGCCGCCTTTGAAATCGCCTATTTCTTCAACCAGCTGGAGATTGTCGGCTGAAGCGCCCCGCCCATCAGAAGGCCGCCGCGGCCGAGCGGGTGAACCTGGGCCACGTGGCGGTCGTGCTTCAAAAACCGCGCTACCCCGAAAACATCGGCTCGGCGGCCCGCGCCATGCGCAACATGGGCCTCGGGCGGCTGCGGGTGGTGGCCCCGGAGAACTTCGACCTGTCCAAAGTCCGGGCCTTGGCCACCCATGCCGCCGCTGACGTGGTGGATCGGATCGAACTCTTCGAGGACCTCGGCACGGCCCTGGCGCCGTTTCAGTATGTTGTCGGCACCACCGCGCGCACCGGCGGCCAGCGCCGGGTGATCGACTCCCCGGCGCGGCTGGCGCGGGAACTGATCGCCATCTCGCGCGAGAACCAGGTGGCGCTGGTCTTCGGCCCCGAAGACCGGGGCCTCACCAACGAAGACATCCGCCTGTGCCACAGCCTGGTTACCATTCCCACCGCCGATTTCTCCTCGCTCAACCTAGCCCAGGCTGTCATGGTCCTGTGCTACGAGCTGGCCCGGGCCGGCCGCCCGCAGGGCGGCGGTTTCAGCCCGCGGATGGCCACCCGCCACGAGCTCGACGGGATGTTCGATCAGCTGCGCGAGATCCTGGTGCGCATCAGCTTCATCAACGCCGAAAACCCGGACTACTGGCTCAACAACCTGCGCCGCTTCTTCACCCGGCTGCAGCTGCGCGCAGGTGAAGTCGCGATCATCCGCGGGCTCTGCCGCCAGGTGGACTGGTACGCCGAAAAGCGCTATCGCGACGGTCTCGAGACCGCCCGGGGCGCCGCGGGTGTGCCGCCGGAACCGGGCTGCAGACCATCAAACGGAAAGACATCGCCATGAAACTCGTTCGCTTTGGTGACAAGGGCCGAGAAAAACCGGGAATTTTCCTAATCGATGGCCGCATCGTGGACCTGCGGGCCGCGTTTCCCGGGATTCCGGACATCGGGGAGCGGTTTTTTCGGGAAGACTGGCCGGCCAAGGTGGCCGGCACCACCGCGCCCGCCCTGGACCCGACCGGCATACGTCTGGGCTGCCCGCTGGATCGGCCCGGCAAGATCATCTGTCTCGGAAAAAACTACGCCGAGCACGCCAAGGAGGGCGGCTTCGAGGCCCCGGCGCGCCCGCTGCTCTTCTGCAAAACCGGCAACACCCTAAACGGCCCCGTCGACCCCATCGTCCTGCCCCGAAGCAGCCGTCAGGTGGATTGGGAGGTGGAGCTGGCCGTGGTCATCGGCCGCGAGGGCAAGCGCATCCCGCGCCAGAAGGCCCTGGATTACGTCGCCGGCTTCACCGTCATGAACGACGTCTCCGGCCGGGACGCGCAGTTCGCCGATTCCCAGTGGTTCCGCGGGAAATCCTTCGACACCTTCGCCCCCATGGGCCCGGCGCTGGTGACCCCGGACGAGATCGGCGACTACCGCAATCTGCGCCTGACCGCCGTGGTGGACGGCCGGGTCATGCAGGACGGCTCCACCCGCGACATGATTTTCGACATCCCGTTTCTGATCGAAAACATCAGCGAGGACATTACGCTGCTGCCCGGGGACGTCATCTCCACCGGCACCCCGGCGGGCGTGGGGATCTTCCGCGACCCGCCGGTCCTGCTGACGGCCGGCAGCCTGGTGGAGTGCCGGATCGAGAAGATCGGTGCCCTCCGAAACCCCGTGGTGGCCGGCTGACCCGCCCTGTGTGCCGGCCCCGTCCAAGAGGCCGGCCCGATAGCGACGCGCCGCCGTTTCCGGGCGGCTCCGGCGCGGCCGGGCGCACGTGAAGCCCCGCTCGGTGATCAGGTGATCAAGTGCGGCGCCCCAGCTGGTCTTTTGGCAAAAGGATCAATAGCGGCCGTCCGCATATTCCAACCATCCCCCCGCCTCCACCAGGGCGCGTTCGAAAGCCGACAGCCTGAAGGGGACCGTGAGCACATCACTGCCCGCGACCAGTTCGAAGCTTGTGTTGTCCCAATCTGTTTTCAAATACGTCTCCCGACCGGCGAAGCGGTCGAAGATTTCGGCGATCACCGCGGCCGGCAGCGAAACGGCCAGCATGCCGCAGTTGAACATGTTCTGGCGGAAGATGCGTGCGAAGCTCTCGGCGATCACCAGGTGGATGCCGTTGACCTCCAGCGCCCAGGGCGCGTGCTCGCGCGAGGAGCCGCAGCCGAAGTTGCGGCGGCCGACCACCGCGGCCTTTCCGGCCGTGTCCCGGGCGGGGTCGAAGCCCTCCAAACTGAGGTCCTCCAACAGGTGGGGCTTGAGGGCCTCCTTGGCGATTTCGGTCAGATAGCGGGCCGGGATGATCTCGTCGGTGTTGATGTCCGCGCGGTCCAGAAAAAGAATGCGGCCGTCGAAGTTTTTCATCTCAAATTCCCCCCTGAAAACTTCTCAATCCTGGAAGAGCGGCGAGTTGGCGATGCTCCCGGCGACGGCGCTGGCCGCAGCCGTGGCCGGGCTCATGAGATGCACCATGCCGCCCTTGCCCATCCGCCCGTTGAAATTGCGGTTGGTGGTCGCGGCGCAGACCTCGCCCTCGGCCAGCACGCCGTTGCTCATCCCCAAGCAGGCGCCGCAGGTCGGGTTGGTGACGCAGCAGCCGGCATCCATGAAAATTTTGATCAGCCCCTCTTCCAGGGCCTGGCGAAAGACCGCCGGGGTGGCCGGGGAGACGATGGCGCGCAGGCGGTCGTGGACCCGCCGGCCGGCCAGCACCCGGGCGGCCACCCGCAGGTCCTCGATCCTGCCGTTGGTGCAGGAGCCGATGTAGACCTGATCGATGAGGGTGCCGGCCATCTCCGCCACCGCCTTGACCTGGTCGGGCTTGAAACCGAAGGTCGTCTGGGGGGCGAGATCGGTCACATCATGGTCGATGACGGCGTCGTAGACCGCATCGGGGTCCGAGTACAGCCAACGAAAGGCCGCAAGCGCCGCCGCCGGGTCCGGGTAGTCGCTCTGGATGAACGGCCAGAGGTAGTCTACTGTGGTCTGGTCCGGCAGGCAGATGCCGCAGGTGCCGCCGGCCTCGATGGCCATGTTGCAGAGGGTCATGCGGGCCTCCATGCTCATCTGGGCCACCACCGGCCCGACGAACTCGATCACGCGGTCGGTGGCCCCGTTCACCCCGAGGCGGCCGATGACCGAGAGAATCACATCCTTGGCGAAGACCCCCGGCCTTAGCCGGCCGCTGATGTGGACCCTGATCGTTTTCGGGTAGTGAAAGGCGCAGACCCCCTTGAGAATGCCCACCTCCAGGTCGGTGGTGCCGACCCCGGCGGCGAAGGCGCCGAAGGCGCCGTGGGTGCAGGTGTGGGAATCTCCCATGATGACGGTGTAACCCGGGCGCACGAAGCCCAACTCGGGAAACAGCGCGTGGCAGATGCCGTTGCGGCCGATGTCGAAAAAATCGCGGATGCCGTGGCGCCGCGCCCAGTCCCGCAGGGTCTTGCCCTGGGCGGCGGTCTTGGCGTCCTTGGCGGGGGTGACGTGATCGATCACCGCTTTGATTCTGTTCGGGTCGAAGACGCGGTCCTTGCCCCGGCGCTGAAGATCGACGATGGCCGTCGGGGTGGTGATCTCGTGGCAGAAAACGGCATCCAGCCGGATGACGTGGATGTCCTCGGAAGGGTTGTCCACGTGGTGGGCGTCGAAGATCTTTTCAGCGATGGTCTTTCCCATGCCATTTTTCCTTGTGGGGCATTTCGCCGGTGACGGGCAAGATGGGGAATTGTTTTTGCCGAAACCCCAATTTATGATGAAGGGCAAGTCAAAAACCTGACAGTTTCGTAAAAAAGCCAAATTACGGCGCGCAAGCATCGAGGAGTGAGGCGTACTTATGTAAGCCGCAGCGACTTCGAGGTGCAGCGCAACGCGGAAATTGGGTTTTTTGCGGAACTGTCAGTCATCGTGGGTTTTGAGCACCGCCAAGAAGGCGGACTGGGGCAGCATCACCTGCCCCACCATCTTCATGCGCTTCTTGCCTTTTTTCTGTTTTTCGAGCAGCTTGCGTTTCCGGGAGATATCCCCGCCGTAGCACTTGGCCGTCACGTCCTTACGAAACGGCGAGACCGTCGAGCGTGAGATGATCTTGGCCCCGATGGCCCCCTGAATGGCGATCTTGAACATCTGGCGGGGAATCTCGTCCTTGAGCTTTTCACAGGCCATCCGCCCCCGCTCCACCGCCCGGTCCTGGTGGACCAGCTGGGAGAGGGCATCGACCTTCTCGCCGTTGATCAGGATGTCCAGTTTGACCAGATCGGTTTCACGGTAGTCGATCACCTCGTAGTCAAAAGAGCCGTAGCCCTGGGTGATGGACTTGAGTTTGTCGTAAAAGTCGAAGACCACCTCGGCCAGCGGCAGCTCGAAGAACATCTCCAGGCGGCTGCTGGTCAGGTACTGGTAGTTGGTATTGGTACCGCGGCGATCCAGACAAAGCTTCATCACGGCGCCCATGTAGCGCTCCGGAACGATGATCGCGGCTTTGATGAACGGCTCCCGGGTGGTGGCAATTTTGCTGGGGTCCGGGTAGAGCGCGGGGTTGTCGATGATCAGCTCGCTGCCGTCGTTCATGGTGATCTGATACTGCACCGACGGGGCGGTGAGGATCAGGGAGAGGTCGAACTCGCGCTCGAGGCGCTCCTGCACCACCTCCAGGTGCAGCAGGCCCAGGAAGCCGCAGCGAAAGCCGAATCCCAGGGCTGCCGAGGAGTCCTTTTCGTAGATCAGGGCCGCGTCGTTGAGCTTGAGCTTTTCCAGCCCCTCGGCCAACTCCGGGTACTCGTCGGAGGCCACCGGGTAGATGGAGGAGAAAACCACCGGCTTGGCCTCCTTGAACCCCGGCATGGGCGCATCGCAGGGCGCCTTGCGGTGGGTGATGGTGTCCCCGCAGCGGGTGTCGCTGACCGTCTTGATACCGGCAATCATGTAGCCCACCTGACCAGCGGAAAGCGTTTTTTGGGGCACCCGCCTGATCTGGAAAATGCCCACCTCCTCCACCTTGTGGGTGGCCTCGTTGGACATGAAGCAGATGGTGTCGCCGGGGCTGATCCTGCCCTGAAAAACCCGGAAATAGACAATGGTGCCGCGGAAAGGGTCGTAGTGGGAGTCGAAGATAAGGGCCTTCAGCGGCGCCTCGGGGTCGCCCTTGGGCGGGGGCAACTGGTCGACGATGGCATCCAGGACCCCGTCGATGCCGATCGCCTCCTTGGCCGAGACCAGCAGGGCGGTCTTGGGGTCCAACCCGAGGTCGTCCCGGATCTGCTGCTTGACCCGCTCGATGTCGGCCGAGGGCAGATCGATCTTGTTGATCACCGGGATGATCTCCAGATCGTGTTCCATGGCCAGGTAGAGATTGGCCAGGGTCTGGGCCTCCACCCCCTGGCTGGCGTCCACCAGCAAGAGCGCGCCTTCGCAGGAGGCCAGGGCCCGCGACACCTCGTAGGTGAAATCCACATGCCCGGGGGTATCGATCAGGTTGAGAAAGTAGGTCTGACCGGATTTTCGGGTGTAAGGCAGGCAGACCGTCTGGCTCTTGATGGTGATGCCGCGCTCGCGCTCGATGTCCATGGAGTCGAGGATCTGGTCCTGGAAATCGCGCGCTGACACGATCTCGGTGGCCTGGATGAGACGATCCGAAAGGGTCGACTTACCATGGTCGATATGGGCAATGATACTGAAATTTCTAATATTTTTCATGCAGTTCGGGATGGCTTGCGACGGGCTCGACCGTCACGGTCGGGATAAGGGCCCCGGCAAAAAAATAATTCCACATCTTACTTGTCTTTTGGCCCGTCCTCGGCATTACATCCGCCGACACATATCTCGATATGCGCCGACGGATGTGCCTTGACGACGAACCAAAATCCTTCGCCATATTGTGGAATTATTTCTTGCCGCGACCCTAACTTCGGGTGGCAGCGGCGGCGGAAAAGCCGGTTGACACAAAAAGGCATTACGGATATGGAAGTGAAGTTATACGCATAAAAACAATGCGTCTTCCTATCAGATTCCCGAGGAACCTGTCAACCGCATGATGGGCGCCGCAGGGCCCGCTGAACGGATCGTCTTTTATGGTCACCAACATCCTCATCGTCGACGACGACGCCTCCATCCGCAACTCCATGCACGAATTCGTCGAAATGGTGGGCTACAAAGCCTTTTCGGTGGCAAGCGCGGAGGATGCCCTGGAAGTCCTGAAAAACCACCCCATCCAAGTGGTCATCACCGACATCATGCTGCCCGGCATCAACGGCTTGGAACTCACCGACCTGATCAAGATCGACTACGATTCCGATGTCATCGTGATGACCGGTTTCAGCGGGGATTATTCCTACGAGGAGGCCATCAGCAAAGGTGCCAGCGACTTCGTTTTCAAGCCGGTGCGGTTCGAGGAGTTGCTTCTGCGGCTGAAGCGCGTCCTCAAAGAGCGCCAGTTGACCCAGGAGCGGGCCCAGATGCTGAAAAAGCTCCAGAAACTGGCCATCACCGACGCCCTCACCAACCTCCACAACTCGCGCTATTTCTACAACCAGGTGGAGCTGGAGGTTAACCGCTCCAACCGCTACAAGCACCCCCTGTCGATGCTTCTGCTGGATATCGACCACTTCAAGGAATACAACGACACCTATGGCCACCTGGAGGGCGACAAGGTGCTGCAGCGCCTGGGCGCCATCATTCGGTCGTGCCTGCGGCGCATGGATTCGGCCTACCGCTATGGCGGCGAGGAGTTCACGGTGCTGCTGCCCGAGACCAACTGCGAGGAGGCCGTGACGGTGGCCGAGCGCATCCGCACCAGTGTCGAGGCGTCGGTTTTCGAACCGGCGCCCGGCAAGCAGGTACGGGTCACCATCAGCATCGGGGTCACGCAGTTCCAGCCCGAAGAGGACCTCACCCAGTTCATCCAGCGCGCCGACAAGGCCATGTACCACTCCAAGCAAAGCGGCCGCAACAAGGTCACCTCCATTCCCGCCCGCCAAAAATGATGGCGGCGTATAAAGTCCAATTTCCGCGTTGCGCTGCATCTCGAAGTCGCTGCGGCGTAAAGTGGTAGGCCTCACTCCTGGAGATTTGCGCGCCGCAACTTGGACTTCTACACCACCATCCCAAATATTGACTTTTTACCGCTTCCTCAGGATTGGATGCGGACCTTCAGCAGCAGATCGCCGCGCCGGCCGTCGGGCAGCTGGCGGCCTATTTGCTTGAGGCGCAGAGTGTTGCCCTCGTGGATGCCCGGCGGCACCGCGACCCGGAACAGGCGCTTTTGAAACCCCCAGGGAATATTGACCAGTTTGTCCGTGCCGGTGGCGGCCTCGAAAGGGGTTATCGTGATCTCGCCGAAGAGGTTGGGGTCGTTGGCCGTCCCGGAGGGGTGGATGACCTGCAGGTGGTAGCTGCGCTTTTTGGCCGCCGCCTGCCGCACCCGCCGCGAAACCCCCGTGACCGGCAGTTGGTCCAGCACCTTGACCAGCAGCATGCCGCCGATAAAGCCGCCGATATGGGCCCACCAGGCGATCCCGGTCATGCCGGCCTGGCTGCCGGCAGCATTCAGAAACTGCAAAAACAGCCAGACGCCCAGGAAGAAGAAGGCCGGAATCTCGATGAAGTAGGGAATGAAAAAAATCGGGATCAGGGTGAGAATCCGGGCCCGCGGGTGCAGCAGGAAATAGGCGCCCATGACGCCGGCGATGGCGCCGCTGGCGCCGATGGTGGGAACGTTGGAGCCGAGGTTGAGCAGCATGTGGGTCAAGCCCGAGACCAGGCCGCAGAGCAGGTAGAACCCCAGATAGCGCAGCGGGCCGAGATGGTCCTCGACGTTGTCGCCGAAAATGTAGAGCGACCACATGTTGCCCAGCAGGTGCCAGAAGCCCCCGTGCAAGAACATGAAGCTCAGCAGTGCGAACAGCTGCTGACCCAGCGAGAAGTAGGCCGCGATGCGGGGGACCGAGTAGCGTGCCGGCACCAGGCCGTAGAAGTAGACGAAGCGCTCGAGCTCCGGCCCGAGGGTCATTTGAAAGAGGAATACCGCCAGATTGACGCCGATCAGCGCGTGGGTGACCACCGGGTAGGTGCTGGACCGGAGGGTGTCATGGATCGGGATCATCGGCTGCGCCCCCTGTGTATTCCCCTTCCCGGTTGGCGCCTCCGCGGCGCGCGCGGGGTTCGCAAAGACGGACCAGCGCCAGCGGGCCTCGGCCCGCGGCCGCCCCTCAGGGCGCCAGGGCCGCGACCCTTTCCAGATTGGCCTGCAGCTTGCCTTCCTTTTCCACCAGTTCGGCATGCTGGCCGCGGACCTTTTCGACCACATCAGCCGGGGCCTTGCCCAGGAAATCCTCGTTGCTGAGCTTGCGCGATACGGCGTTCAACTCCTTGATGACCTTCTGGATCTCTTTTTCCAGGCGCGCCTTTTCGGCGGCGAAATCGATGATCCCCTCCAGCGAGACAAAAACGGTTGCGTCCGCGACGATGGCCGTCGCCGCGGTTTTGGGCCGTTCACCAGGCTGGCTGACCTCGAAAGTCTTCAGGCGCGCGAGCGTGCTGACGAGGCCCTGGTGGGCCTCCAGGGTCGCGCGCACATCGGCCGATTCGGACTGCACCGCCGCCGCCAGCGCCATCCCCGGCTGGATGTTCATCTCTCCACGGATGTTGCGGATGGCGGTGATCACCCCGACTACGCGGTCCATCTGGCTCTCCGCCTCCGGGTCCGGCAAAAGGCGCTGCCCGGGCGAACCGTCATCCAGCGAGGCCTGCATGATCGAGCCTTCGGTCCCCGGTAGACGGTGCCAGATCTCTTCGGTCACGAAGGGCACGATCGGGTGGAGCAACAGCAGGGTTTCGCGCATGACGTTCCAGAGCACGCTGAGCGTCGCCGCCTGGCGGGCCTCGCCCTCGTGGCCGTAAAGGATCGGTTTGACGGCCTCCAGATACCAGTCACAGAACTCGTGCCAGACGAACTGATAGAGGGCGCTGGCCGCATCGTTGAAATGATATCCGTCCAGGGCATCACGCACACTGGTGCGCACGCGGCTGAGGCGCGAGAGAATCCAGCGGTCCGGCAGGGAGCGGTTGGCTGCCGCGATTTCCGGAAAACCGTGGTCCAGGTGCATCAGCGCCAAGCGGGTTGCATTCCAGAGTTTGTTGACGAAGTTGCGGTAGCCCGCGACCCGCTTTTCGGACATCTTGACGTCGCGCCCCTGGGCGGCGAAGGCGGCCAGGGTGAAGCGAAAGGCGTCGGTGCCGTACTGCTCGATGACCGTCAGGGGATCGATCACGTTGCCCTTGGACTTGCTCATCTTCTTGCCCTCTTCGTCGCGCACGAGGGCATGCACGTAAACGTCCCGAAAGGGCACAGCCTCCATGAACTGCAGCCCCATCATCATCATCCGGGCGACCCAGAAAAACAGGATGTCAAAGCCCGTGACCAGCACCGCAGTGGGGTAGAAGGTCTTCAGCAGAGGGGTCTGCTCCGGCCAGCCCATGGTAGAAAACGGCCAGAGGGCGGAGCTGAACCAGGTGTCGAGCACGTCGGTCTCCTGGTCCAGGGCCCGGCTGCCGCAGGCGGGGCACTGCTCCGGGGCCGCCATGGCCACCACCACCCCTTCGCAGTCGCGGCAGGTCCAGGCCGGGATTTGGTGCCCCCACCAGATCTGGCGCGAGATGCACCAGTCGCGGATATTTTCCAGCCAATCGAAGTAGGTCTGGTTCCAGATTTCGGGAATGATCCGGGTTCGCCCGTCGCGGACGGCCGCCATTGCCTTTTCGGCCAGTGGTTTGGCGCTCACGAACCACTGCAGCGAGAGATTCGGTTCGACGACCTCTTTGCAGCGGTAGCAGTGTCCGACGCTGTGGCGGATGGGCTCGATTTTCTCCAGCAGCCCCTCGGCCTTGAGGGCCTTGACCACCTCCTCGCGGCACTTGAAACGCTCCAGTCCCTTGAAGCGTCCGGCCTCATCGGACATCAGCCCGTTGTCGTCGATCACCTTGACACTGGGCAGATTGTGGCGCCTGCCGATTTCAAAGTCGTTGGGGTCATGAGCCGGGGTCACCTTCAGGGCCCCGGTGCCAAAGGCCTTGTCGACGTAGTCGTCGCGAATGATGGGGATCTCGCGGTTCATCAGCGGCAGCGTCACCACTTGGGCGGGCAGGTCGGCATAGCGCGGGTCCTCGGGGTTGACCGCCACGGCGGTGTCCCCCAGCATGGTTTCCGGCCGGGTGGTGGCCACCACCAAAGCGCCCTTAGCGCCGGCCAGGGGGTAGCGGATGTGGTAGAGATGGCCGTCGATCTCTTCGTGCTCCACCTCCAGATCGGCCAGGGCCGTGTGGCAGCGGTGGCACCAGTTGATGATGTAGCTGCCGCGGTAGATCAGTCCCTGCTCGTAAAGGGTGACGAAGACCTTGCGGACCGCCAACGAAAGCCCCTCGTCCATTGTAAAGCGCTCCCGCTCCCAGTCGCAGCTGGCCCCCAGGCGCTTGAGCTGGTTGATGATCGCGCTGCCGTATTGTTCGCGCCACTGCCAGACGGCTTTGATAAACTTTTCGCGGCCGAGCTGATGGCGGTTGCGTCCCTCGGCGGCCAGTTTCTTTTCCACCACATTTTGGGTGGCGATCCCGGCATGGTCGGTGCCGGGCATCCACAGGACGTTGTCGCCCATCAAACGCCGGTAGCGGCAGAGGATGTCCTGAAGGGTGACGTTCAAGGCGTGCCCCATGTGCAGAACGCCGGTGACGTTGGGCGGCGGTATCACAATGGCATATGCGGGCCGCGAGCTGTCCTCTGCGGCGGCAAAAAGCCCCTGCTCTTCCCAGAAACGATACCAGTGTTTTTCGACCTCGTGGGGTTCGTAGCCCTTGTCCATCTGATGTGAACTCATATCGGGTCCTCGCGTTGGGGTCGCGGTAAGAAATAATTCCACAATATGGGGAAGGAT from Desulfobacteraceae bacterium includes:
- the lepA gene encoding translation elongation factor 4 produces the protein MKNIRNFSIIAHIDHGKSTLSDRLIQATEIVSARDFQDQILDSMDIERERGITIKSQTVCLPYTRKSGQTYFLNLIDTPGHVDFTYEVSRALASCEGALLLVDASQGVEAQTLANLYLAMEHDLEIIPVINKIDLPSADIERVKQQIRDDLGLDPKTALLVSAKEAIGIDGVLDAIVDQLPPPKGDPEAPLKALIFDSHYDPFRGTIVYFRVFQGRISPGDTICFMSNEATHKVEEVGIFQIRRVPQKTLSAGQVGYMIAGIKTVSDTRCGDTITHRKAPCDAPMPGFKEAKPVVFSSIYPVASDEYPELAEGLEKLKLNDAALIYEKDSSAALGFGFRCGFLGLLHLEVVQERLEREFDLSLILTAPSVQYQITMNDGSELIIDNPALYPDPSKIATTREPFIKAAIIVPERYMGAVMKLCLDRRGTNTNYQYLTSSRLEMFFELPLAEVVFDFYDKLKSITQGYGSFDYEVIDYRETDLVKLDILINGEKVDALSQLVHQDRAVERGRMACEKLKDEIPRQMFKIAIQGAIGAKIISRSTVSPFRKDVTAKCYGGDISRKRKLLEKQKKGKKRMKMVGQVMLPQSAFLAVLKTHDD
- a CDS encoding rhomboid family intramembrane serine protease codes for the protein MIPIHDTLRSSTYPVVTHALIGVNLAVFLFQMTLGPELERFVYFYGLVPARYSVPRIAAYFSLGQQLFALLSFMFLHGGFWHLLGNMWSLYIFGDNVEDHLGPLRYLGFYLLCGLVSGLTHMLLNLGSNVPTIGASGAIAGVMGAYFLLHPRARILTLIPIFFIPYFIEIPAFFFLGVWLFLQFLNAAGSQAGMTGIAWWAHIGGFIGGMLLVKVLDQLPVTGVSRRVRQAAAKKRSYHLQVIHPSGTANDPNLFGEITITPFEAATGTDKLVNIPWGFQKRLFRVAVPPGIHEGNTLRLKQIGRQLPDGRRGDLLLKVRIQS
- a CDS encoding 3-isopropylmalate dehydratase small subunit, with protein sequence MKNFDGRILFLDRADINTDEIIPARYLTEIAKEALKPHLLEDLSLEGFDPARDTAGKAAVVGRRNFGCGSSREHAPWALEVNGIHLVIAESFARIFRQNMFNCGMLAVSLPAAVIAEIFDRFAGRETYLKTDWDNTSFELVAGSDVLTVPFRLSAFERALVEAGGWLEYADGRY
- a CDS encoding valine--tRNA ligase, translating into MSSHQMDKGYEPHEVEKHWYRFWEEQGLFAAAEDSSRPAYAIVIPPPNVTGVLHMGHALNVTLQDILCRYRRLMGDNVLWMPGTDHAGIATQNVVEKKLAAEGRNRHQLGREKFIKAVWQWREQYGSAIINQLKRLGASCDWERERFTMDEGLSLAVRKVFVTLYEQGLIYRGSYIINWCHRCHTALADLEVEHEEIDGHLYHIRYPLAGAKGALVVATTRPETMLGDTAVAVNPEDPRYADLPAQVVTLPLMNREIPIIRDDYVDKAFGTGALKVTPAHDPNDFEIGRRHNLPSVKVIDDNGLMSDEAGRFKGLERFKCREEVVKALKAEGLLEKIEPIRHSVGHCYRCKEVVEPNLSLQWFVSAKPLAEKAMAAVRDGRTRIIPEIWNQTYFDWLENIRDWCISRQIWWGHQIPAWTCRDCEGVVVAMAAPEQCPACGSRALDQETDVLDTWFSSALWPFSTMGWPEQTPLLKTFYPTAVLVTGFDILFFWVARMMMMGLQFMEAVPFRDVYVHALVRDEEGKKMSKSKGNVIDPLTVIEQYGTDAFRFTLAAFAAQGRDVKMSEKRVAGYRNFVNKLWNATRLALMHLDHGFPEIAAANRSLPDRWILSRLSRVRTSVRDALDGYHFNDAASALYQFVWHEFCDWYLEAVKPILYGHEGEARQAATLSVLWNVMRETLLLLHPIVPFVTEEIWHRLPGTEGSIMQASLDDGSPGQRLLPDPEAESQMDRVVGVITAIRNIRGEMNIQPGMALAAAVQSESADVRATLEAHQGLVSTLARLKTFEVSQPGERPKTAATAIVADATVFVSLEGIIDFAAEKARLEKEIQKVIKELNAVSRKLSNEDFLGKAPADVVEKVRGQHAELVEKEGKLQANLERVAALAP
- the ndk gene encoding nucleoside-diphosphate kinase; the protein is MERTLSIIKPDGVQRGVIGEVIKRFEASGIRIVAMKMLHMSKPQAQGFYAVHRERPFFDSLTDFMSSGPAVVMVLEGENVIQKNRELMGATNYKEAAAGTIRRDFATDIEKNVVHGSDAAETAAFEIAYFFNQLEIVG
- a CDS encoding 3-isopropylmalate dehydratase large subunit, with the translated sequence MGKTIAEKIFDAHHVDNPSEDIHVIRLDAVFCHEITTPTAIVDLQRRGKDRVFDPNRIKAVIDHVTPAKDAKTAAQGKTLRDWARRHGIRDFFDIGRNGICHALFPELGFVRPGYTVIMGDSHTCTHGAFGAFAAGVGTTDLEVGILKGVCAFHYPKTIRVHISGRLRPGVFAKDVILSVIGRLGVNGATDRVIEFVGPVVAQMSMEARMTLCNMAIEAGGTCGICLPDQTTVDYLWPFIQSDYPDPAAALAAFRWLYSDPDAVYDAVIDHDVTDLAPQTTFGFKPDQVKAVAEMAGTLIDQVYIGSCTNGRIEDLRVAARVLAGRRVHDRLRAIVSPATPAVFRQALEEGLIKIFMDAGCCVTNPTCGACLGMSNGVLAEGEVCAATTNRNFNGRMGKGGMVHLMSPATAAASAVAGSIANSPLFQD
- a CDS encoding diguanylate cyclase codes for the protein MVTNILIVDDDASIRNSMHEFVEMVGYKAFSVASAEDALEVLKNHPIQVVITDIMLPGINGLELTDLIKIDYDSDVIVMTGFSGDYSYEEAISKGASDFVFKPVRFEELLLRLKRVLKERQLTQERAQMLKKLQKLAITDALTNLHNSRYFYNQVELEVNRSNRYKHPLSMLLLDIDHFKEYNDTYGHLEGDKVLQRLGAIIRSCLRRMDSAYRYGGEEFTVLLPETNCEEAVTVAERIRTSVEASVFEPAPGKQVRVTISIGVTQFQPEEDLTQFIQRADKAMYHSKQSGRNKVTSIPARQK
- a CDS encoding RNA methyltransferase, coding for MNLGHVAVVLQKPRYPENIGSAARAMRNMGLGRLRVVAPENFDLSKVRALATHAAADVVDRIELFEDLGTALAPFQYVVGTTARTGGQRRVIDSPARLARELIAISRENQVALVFGPEDRGLTNEDIRLCHSLVTIPTADFSSLNLAQAVMVLCYELARAGRPQGGGFSPRMATRHELDGMFDQLREILVRISFINAENPDYWLNNLRRFFTRLQLRAGEVAIIRGLCRQVDWYAEKRYRDGLETARGAAGVPPEPGCRPSNGKTSP
- a CDS encoding fumarylacetoacetate hydrolase family protein — its product is MKLVRFGDKGREKPGIFLIDGRIVDLRAAFPGIPDIGERFFREDWPAKVAGTTAPALDPTGIRLGCPLDRPGKIICLGKNYAEHAKEGGFEAPARPLLFCKTGNTLNGPVDPIVLPRSSRQVDWEVELAVVIGREGKRIPRQKALDYVAGFTVMNDVSGRDAQFADSQWFRGKSFDTFAPMGPALVTPDEIGDYRNLRLTAVVDGRVMQDGSTRDMIFDIPFLIENISEDITLLPGDVISTGTPAGVGIFRDPPVLLTAGSLVECRIEKIGALRNPVVAG